From a region of the Geothrix sp. 21YS21S-2 genome:
- a CDS encoding ABC transporter ATP-binding protein: MTSVMRLRGVRKSYGEAVVTEVLHGIDLALEPGEFTALVGPSGSGKSTLLNLLGLLDRPTSGSIEVLGRDAGGLDDAALTRLRGRSLGFVFQFHHLLPAFTARENILLPLHAQHGRVDAAMEARAGALLERMGIADKAGQLTSRLSGGQQQRVAIARALMHAPSLVLADEPTGNLDTRAGEEVFALMRELNREQGTAFLMVTHDPALADRCDRIIELVDGSITRER, translated from the coding sequence ATGACTAGCGTCATGCGCCTGCGGGGCGTCCGGAAATCCTACGGCGAAGCGGTCGTCACCGAGGTCCTGCACGGCATCGACCTGGCGCTGGAGCCCGGCGAGTTCACGGCGCTGGTGGGACCCTCGGGCAGCGGCAAGAGCACCCTGCTGAACCTCCTGGGACTCCTGGACCGGCCCACCTCCGGCTCCATCGAGGTGCTGGGGCGGGATGCCGGCGGCCTGGACGACGCGGCCCTGACCCGGCTCAGGGGCCGCTCCCTGGGGTTCGTCTTCCAGTTCCACCACCTCCTGCCGGCCTTCACGGCGCGGGAGAACATCCTCCTGCCCCTCCACGCGCAGCACGGCAGGGTGGATGCGGCCATGGAGGCCCGGGCCGGCGCGCTCCTGGAGCGCATGGGGATCGCGGACAAGGCCGGCCAGCTCACGTCGAGGCTCTCCGGCGGCCAGCAGCAGCGCGTGGCCATCGCCAGGGCCCTCATGCACGCGCCGAGCCTGGTGCTTGCCGACGAGCCCACCGGGAACCTCGACACCCGCGCCGGGGAGGAGGTCTTCGCCCTGATGCGGGAGCTGAACCGGGAGCAGGGCACCGCCTTCCTGATGGTGACCCACGACCCCGCCCTGGCGGACCGGTGTGACCGGATCATCGAACTGGTGGACGGCAGCATCACCCGGGAGCGATGA
- a CDS encoding PLP-dependent aspartate aminotransferase family protein translates to MSDNHLDSNVPGNPAYHFTVVPPGTEPVAGWARRADLLAGAGPGTQCIHAGSQPDPAYGAVTPPLYLTSTFAFSDIGSNGGFDYTRSGNPTRERLETAIATLEGGSGATCTSSGMSAVLVALNLLEHGSHVLCTVDCYGGTFRTLEHARKVYGLEVTYLDLADAAAVRAALRPNTRMIWVETPSNPLLRLSDLGALAGIAAGAGALLVVDNTFLSPVLQRPFDFGADLVVHSTTKYLNGHSDVVGGAVVAGPGREALAQRIAAMNNLLGTSQSPHDCYLVLRGLKTLRVRMLAHEAGALAVAQALAAHPAVASVNYPGLPTHPQHALARAQQKGFGAMLSFELKDATPAAVNRVLLALHWFTLAESLGGVESLVAHPASMTHASMTPEARRNAGIGDGLIRLSVGIEDPGDLVEDLRQALG, encoded by the coding sequence ATGAGCGACAACCACCTCGACAGCAACGTGCCCGGCAACCCGGCCTACCATTTCACGGTCGTGCCCCCGGGCACGGAGCCCGTGGCGGGCTGGGCCCGGAGGGCGGACCTCCTGGCCGGGGCCGGACCCGGCACCCAGTGCATCCACGCCGGCTCCCAGCCGGACCCCGCCTACGGGGCCGTGACGCCTCCCCTCTACCTCACCAGCACCTTCGCCTTCTCGGACATCGGCAGCAACGGCGGCTTCGACTACACCCGCAGCGGCAACCCCACCCGGGAGCGCCTGGAGACGGCCATCGCCACCCTGGAGGGGGGCTCGGGAGCCACCTGCACCAGCTCGGGCATGAGCGCGGTCCTCGTGGCCCTGAACCTCCTGGAGCACGGCAGCCACGTGCTCTGCACCGTGGACTGCTACGGCGGCACCTTCCGCACCCTGGAGCACGCCCGCAAGGTCTACGGCCTGGAGGTCACCTACCTGGACCTGGCCGACGCCGCGGCGGTGCGGGCGGCGCTGCGCCCCAACACCCGGATGATCTGGGTCGAGACCCCCTCCAACCCCCTCCTGCGCCTCTCGGACCTGGGCGCCCTGGCCGGAATCGCCGCGGGTGCGGGCGCGCTGCTGGTGGTGGACAACACCTTCCTCTCCCCCGTCCTCCAGCGGCCCTTCGACTTCGGGGCGGACCTGGTGGTGCACAGCACCACCAAGTACCTCAACGGCCACAGCGACGTGGTGGGCGGCGCCGTGGTGGCGGGCCCCGGCCGCGAGGCCCTGGCCCAGCGCATCGCCGCCATGAACAACCTCCTGGGCACCAGCCAGAGCCCCCACGACTGCTACCTGGTGCTGCGCGGCCTCAAGACCCTCCGGGTGCGCATGCTGGCCCACGAGGCGGGGGCCCTGGCCGTGGCCCAGGCGCTGGCCGCCCACCCCGCCGTGGCCTCCGTGAACTACCCCGGCCTGCCCACCCACCCCCAGCACGCCCTGGCCCGGGCCCAGCAGAAGGGCTTCGGCGCCATGCTCAGCTTCGAGCTGAAGGACGCCACCCCGGCCGCGGTGAACCGGGTCCTCCTGGCCCTGCACTGGTTCACCCTGGCCGAGAGCCTGGGCGGCGTGGAGAGCCTCGTGGCCCACCCCGCCAGCATGACCCACGCGTCCATGACCCCGGAGGCCCGCAGGAACGCCGGCATCGGCGACGGCCTCATCCGCCTCTCGGTGGGCATCGAGGATCCCGGGGACCTGGTGGAGGATCTCCGGCAGGCGCTTGGATAG
- the ltrA gene encoding group II intron reverse transcriptase/maturase has translation MTSNSVSTKQQRIAELARIHPEVAFTSLAYHMDLDWMKEAFGRTRKDGATGVDGVTGKEYGENLESNLQSLLNRAKNGDTYKAPPVRRTYIPKGDGSQRPLGIPAFEDKVLQRAVVMVMEPLYEQDFLDCSYGFRPGRSAHMALEAIWQGLMDMGGGWVLDVDIRKYFDTLDHGKLREILDLRMKDGVLRRLIGKWLNAGVLEKGCITHPETGSPQGGVVSPMLANIYLHEVLDVWFEREVKPRLRGRAFLVRYADDFVMGFAQEEDAKRVMEVLPKRFERYGLTIHPDKTRLVEFWKPREPRDPNGGPGHFDFLGFTHYWATAKNGRWVVKRKTAKSRMSRALTKIGEWMAKHRHLPVREQWRTINQKLVGHFRYYGITGNSRALAHFRYEVGRRWRGWLNRRSQRARMTWDRMNKLLARFPLAPAISYASKLRPQRP, from the coding sequence ATGACATCCAACAGCGTCTCCACGAAACAACAACGGATCGCAGAACTGGCCAGGATCCACCCGGAGGTGGCTTTCACCTCCTTGGCCTACCACATGGACCTGGACTGGATGAAGGAAGCCTTCGGGCGCACCCGCAAGGATGGGGCGACCGGGGTGGACGGCGTGACGGGCAAGGAATACGGGGAAAACCTGGAGTCCAACCTCCAGAGCCTCCTGAACCGGGCTAAGAACGGCGACACCTACAAGGCCCCTCCAGTCCGGAGAACCTACATCCCGAAAGGGGATGGCAGCCAACGCCCCCTGGGCATTCCCGCCTTCGAAGACAAGGTCCTGCAAAGGGCCGTGGTGATGGTGATGGAACCGCTCTATGAGCAGGACTTCCTGGACTGCTCCTACGGGTTCAGGCCCGGGCGCTCCGCGCACATGGCGCTGGAGGCGATTTGGCAGGGGTTGATGGACATGGGGGGAGGCTGGGTGCTTGACGTGGATATCCGTAAGTATTTCGATACTTTGGACCACGGGAAGCTGCGGGAAATCCTTGACCTGCGGATGAAGGACGGCGTTCTGAGGCGCCTGATCGGCAAATGGCTCAACGCGGGCGTGCTGGAGAAAGGATGCATCACGCACCCGGAAACCGGCTCGCCCCAGGGCGGGGTGGTCAGTCCGATGCTCGCCAACATCTACCTCCACGAGGTGCTGGACGTGTGGTTTGAAAGGGAGGTCAAGCCCCGACTCCGGGGTCGGGCCTTCCTGGTGCGCTACGCGGACGACTTCGTGATGGGCTTTGCCCAGGAGGAGGATGCCAAGCGGGTTATGGAAGTCCTGCCCAAGCGGTTCGAGCGGTATGGCCTGACGATCCACCCGGATAAGACCCGGCTGGTGGAGTTCTGGAAGCCGAGGGAGCCCAGGGACCCCAATGGGGGACCAGGCCACTTCGACTTCCTGGGATTCACCCACTACTGGGCCACGGCCAAGAACGGCCGGTGGGTGGTGAAGCGGAAGACCGCGAAGAGCCGGATGAGTCGGGCGCTCACGAAGATCGGGGAGTGGATGGCCAAACACCGCCACCTCCCGGTGCGCGAGCAATGGCGGACGATCAACCAGAAACTGGTCGGTCACTTCAGGTATTACGGGATCACGGGGAACTCCAGGGCCCTGGCGCACTTCCGCTATGAAGTTGGGCGAAGGTGGCGTGGATGGCTCAACCGGAGGTCCCAGCGGGCCCGCATGACCTGGGATCGCATGAACAAGCTTCTGGCTCGGTTCCCACTGGCCCCAGCCATCAGTTACGCATCGAAACTACGTCCTCAGCGACCGTGA
- a CDS encoding PilZ domain-containing protein — protein MLHRAPGARKLIPFHLRGRGLGGDGQERRRFTRMSTSGGPYQVVFHLHDRMVAGARLANISAGGCGLEIQMVDAWDLDTGSVLENLCILHPDLPCVPLQGTVVRLLGKVPGKTSGYLLAGVEFTMITPFVQALIDGHVEPN, from the coding sequence GTGCTCCATCGCGCCCCTGGCGCCAGGAAACTGATACCCTTTCACCTTCGGGGGCGGGGCTTGGGAGGCGACGGGCAGGAGCGGAGGCGATTCACGCGCATGAGCACGTCCGGGGGCCCCTACCAGGTGGTCTTCCACCTGCACGACCGCATGGTGGCCGGCGCGCGGCTCGCCAACATCAGCGCCGGCGGCTGCGGCCTGGAGATCCAGATGGTGGATGCCTGGGACCTGGACACGGGCTCCGTGCTGGAAAACCTCTGCATCCTCCACCCGGACCTTCCCTGCGTGCCCCTGCAGGGCACGGTGGTGCGCCTCCTGGGAAAGGTGCCCGGCAAGACCAGCGGCTACCTCCTGGCGGGGGTCGAGTTCACCATGATCACCCCCTTCGTCCAGGCCCTCATCGACGGCCACGTGGAACCTAATTAG
- a CDS encoding sigma 54-interacting transcriptional regulator, whose protein sequence is MSLEHLDINDQLEVDTEVGLVRLAGRPAVVLDASTLGVLRKELVEQTGLEEARALLTRVGYAQGWRLGSGPVEDPFTPGLLGLFRMEPGVPAFLQGTQAGARFLELDSFEAEQHLAHLGPSRIPACWVICGVASGYLSRRLGREVEVREERCAAQGAPRCRFQGRSREDWGPEPQAPSGPEAMVAQSAPMRRLLDLAQRIATVESTVLITGESGTGKELIARLVHRASRRAAGPFIPVNCGAITETLLESELFGHARGAYTGAVSDRAGLFESAGGGTILLDEVGEISPAMQVKLLRVLQEREVRRVGENRSRPIDVRVIAATNSDLAADIRLGRFRKDLFYRLNVVELHVPPLRERREDILPLARQLLAEASARLRIPAMTLAPALEEQLLRYPWPGNVRELENTMERAAALADRTVLDALPGDLRPPVAAPLVASPARPLADIERDYILAVLEANGGNQGLTALQLGIGSATLYRKLRSYGKVRPRFSPPPARRPSA, encoded by the coding sequence ATGAGCTTGGAACATCTTGATATTAATGACCAGTTGGAAGTGGACACCGAGGTGGGTCTGGTTCGCTTGGCGGGCAGACCTGCGGTCGTCCTGGATGCCAGCACGCTGGGGGTGCTGAGGAAGGAACTGGTGGAGCAGACGGGGCTGGAGGAGGCCCGGGCCCTGCTCACGCGCGTGGGATACGCCCAGGGGTGGCGCCTGGGGTCCGGGCCGGTGGAAGACCCCTTCACGCCGGGCCTGCTGGGGCTGTTCCGCATGGAACCCGGGGTTCCGGCCTTCCTCCAGGGCACCCAGGCGGGGGCGCGGTTCCTGGAGCTGGATTCCTTCGAGGCCGAGCAGCACCTGGCCCACCTGGGGCCGAGCCGGATTCCGGCGTGCTGGGTGATCTGCGGGGTGGCCAGCGGCTACCTGAGCCGGCGCCTGGGACGGGAGGTGGAGGTGCGCGAGGAGCGGTGCGCGGCCCAGGGCGCCCCCCGGTGCCGGTTCCAGGGGCGCTCCCGGGAGGACTGGGGGCCGGAGCCCCAGGCCCCGTCCGGGCCGGAGGCCATGGTCGCCCAGAGCGCCCCCATGCGCCGGCTTCTGGACCTGGCCCAGCGGATCGCCACGGTGGAATCGACGGTGCTCATCACGGGCGAGAGCGGCACCGGCAAGGAGCTCATCGCGCGCCTGGTGCACCGTGCCTCCCGGCGCGCGGCGGGGCCCTTCATCCCCGTGAACTGCGGGGCCATCACCGAGACCCTCCTGGAGAGCGAGCTGTTCGGCCACGCCCGCGGCGCCTACACCGGCGCGGTGTCGGACCGGGCCGGGCTCTTCGAGTCCGCCGGCGGGGGCACGATCCTCCTGGACGAGGTGGGCGAGATCTCGCCGGCCATGCAGGTCAAGCTCCTGCGCGTGCTCCAGGAACGGGAGGTGCGGAGGGTGGGGGAGAACCGCTCCCGCCCCATCGACGTGCGGGTCATCGCTGCCACCAATTCCGACCTGGCCGCCGACATCCGGCTGGGGCGCTTCCGCAAGGACCTCTTCTACCGCCTGAACGTGGTGGAGCTGCACGTTCCGCCCCTGCGGGAGCGCCGGGAGGACATCCTGCCCCTGGCCCGGCAGCTCCTGGCCGAAGCCTCGGCCCGCCTGCGCATTCCGGCGATGACCCTGGCCCCCGCCCTGGAGGAGCAGCTCCTGCGCTACCCCTGGCCCGGCAACGTGAGGGAACTGGAGAACACCATGGAACGCGCCGCGGCCCTGGCGGACCGCACCGTGCTGGACGCCCTGCCCGGGGACCTTCGGCCGCCCGTGGCGGCGCCCCTCGTGGCCAGCCCCGCCAGGCCCCTGGCCGACATCGAGCGCGACTACATCCTTGCGGTCCTGGAGGCCAACGGGGGCAACCAGGGGCTCACCGCCCTGCAGCTGGGCATCGGCTCCGCCACCCTGTACCGCAAGCTGCGGTCGTACGGCAAGGTAAGGCCCAGGTTCAGCCCTCCTCCCGCCCGGAGGCCCTCCGCATGA
- a CDS encoding FtsX-like permease family protein yields the protein MPFTWTVAVRFLREGRAQTLLILAGLATGVGVIVFLSALITGLQESLVDRTLGTQAHIVLRQPDDVARPQLDRGAGLVLDRIQRPEQRLRSILAWPQSLALLRATPGVTAASPTVAGAAFALKGAANRSVALRGVDPSYRAILDLAPRITEGAFDVAGTNAVVGTELAHELGLTTGDKVRLQTPAGQNEVFTVTGIFDVGNKDLNLRWVFLSLRNAQTLLDLAGGVSTLEVKVDRLFEAEAMAQRLAARTGLQADSWMKLNAQLLVGLRSQNSSSYMIQVFIIIAVVLGIASVLVVSVVQKSREIGILRAFGTSREQVMRIFLLQGGLLGGVGAVLGMALGIVLGLFFQTLATNPDGSPTFPVNLTPWLFLRTGLIALGTGLLGAWLPARRAARLDPAVAIRHD from the coding sequence ATGCCCTTCACCTGGACCGTCGCCGTGCGCTTCCTGCGGGAGGGGCGCGCCCAGACCCTGCTCATCCTCGCGGGGCTGGCCACGGGCGTGGGGGTCATCGTCTTCCTGTCGGCGCTGATCACGGGGCTGCAAGAGAGCCTCGTGGACCGGACCCTGGGCACCCAGGCCCACATCGTCCTGCGCCAGCCCGACGACGTGGCCCGGCCCCAGCTGGACCGCGGGGCCGGCCTGGTGCTGGACCGGATCCAGCGCCCGGAGCAGCGCCTGCGCTCCATCCTGGCCTGGCCCCAGAGCCTGGCCCTCCTGCGGGCCACGCCCGGGGTCACCGCGGCCTCGCCCACGGTCGCCGGGGCCGCCTTCGCCCTCAAGGGCGCCGCGAACCGCAGCGTGGCCCTGCGGGGCGTCGACCCGTCCTACCGGGCCATCCTCGACCTGGCGCCCCGCATCACCGAGGGCGCGTTCGACGTGGCCGGGACCAACGCGGTGGTGGGCACGGAGCTGGCCCACGAGCTGGGCCTGACCACCGGAGACAAGGTGCGCCTCCAGACCCCCGCGGGCCAGAACGAGGTGTTCACGGTGACGGGCATCTTCGACGTGGGCAACAAGGACCTGAACCTGAGGTGGGTCTTCCTGAGCCTGCGCAACGCGCAGACCCTCCTGGACCTGGCCGGCGGGGTGAGCACCCTGGAGGTGAAGGTGGACCGCCTCTTCGAGGCCGAGGCCATGGCCCAGCGGCTCGCGGCCCGCACGGGGCTCCAGGCCGACAGCTGGATGAAGCTCAACGCCCAGCTCCTGGTGGGGCTGCGCAGCCAGAACAGCAGCTCCTACATGATCCAGGTCTTCATCATCATCGCCGTGGTGCTCGGCATCGCCTCGGTGCTGGTGGTCTCCGTGGTCCAGAAGTCCCGGGAGATCGGCATTCTCAGGGCCTTCGGCACGTCCAGGGAGCAGGTCATGCGCATCTTCCTCCTGCAGGGCGGGCTGCTGGGCGGGGTGGGGGCGGTGCTGGGCATGGCGCTGGGCATCGTGCTGGGGCTCTTCTTCCAGACCCTCGCCACCAATCCCGACGGGAGCCCCACCTTCCCCGTGAACCTCACGCCGTGGCTGTTCCTGCGCACCGGGCTCATCGCCCTGGGCACGGGGCTCCTGGGGGCCTGGCTCCCGGCGCGGCGCGCTGCGCGCCTTGACCCCGCCGTGGCCATCCGCCATGACTAG
- a CDS encoding efflux RND transporter periplasmic adaptor subunit, producing the protein MSRSTVLRGAALCGLALVLAAFLPRLLLGPALEAVRVARRDLVRTLVLNGRVLAPRRVSLGALQASVVSRRLVEEGDRVEAGQVLAELEDSEQRAALAQAQARLDQLKESAAPSARAALDQADSALVQARLAWERGQRLARDGILSASQTDELRKAFETALAGREGALAQARSAQGGADLRAAVAAVDLAGAKLRQMRVAAPARGVVLTRAVEAGDLVQPGKVLYTLSLDEPLQLLVQPDEKHLGALALGQQATASTDARPLERFGGEVAYIAPAVDAQRGTVDLKLKVPAPPAFLRPDMTVSVEIRLGHRSGAVVLPLAAVRDLQVAPYVLVRRGGRAEKVPVGVGMRGETDVEILQGLKEGEDVFLSPAARPGGRYRAALQAR; encoded by the coding sequence ATGTCCAGGTCCACCGTTCTACGAGGAGCGGCCCTTTGCGGCCTTGCGCTGGTGCTGGCCGCCTTCCTGCCGCGCCTCCTCCTGGGACCGGCCCTCGAGGCGGTGCGGGTGGCGCGCCGCGACCTCGTGCGGACGCTGGTGCTCAACGGCCGGGTCCTGGCGCCCCGGCGCGTCTCCCTGGGGGCGCTGCAGGCCAGCGTCGTCTCCCGCAGGCTGGTGGAGGAGGGGGACCGGGTGGAGGCGGGGCAGGTGCTGGCGGAACTGGAGGACTCGGAGCAGCGGGCGGCGCTGGCCCAGGCCCAGGCGAGGCTGGACCAGCTCAAGGAGAGCGCGGCGCCCTCGGCCCGGGCGGCCCTGGACCAGGCCGACAGCGCCCTGGTGCAGGCGCGCCTGGCCTGGGAGCGGGGCCAGCGTCTGGCCCGGGACGGCATCCTCAGCGCCAGCCAGACCGATGAGCTCCGCAAGGCGTTCGAGACGGCCCTGGCGGGCCGGGAGGGGGCCCTGGCCCAGGCCCGCAGCGCCCAGGGCGGTGCCGACCTGCGCGCCGCGGTGGCCGCGGTGGACCTGGCCGGCGCCAAGCTGAGGCAGATGCGGGTCGCCGCCCCGGCCCGGGGCGTGGTGCTCACCCGCGCCGTGGAGGCGGGGGACCTGGTGCAGCCCGGCAAGGTGCTCTACACCCTGAGCCTCGACGAACCGCTCCAGCTCCTGGTGCAGCCCGACGAGAAGCACCTGGGCGCGCTCGCCCTGGGGCAGCAGGCCACGGCCAGCACCGACGCGCGGCCCCTGGAACGGTTCGGCGGGGAGGTCGCCTACATCGCCCCCGCCGTGGACGCCCAGCGCGGCACGGTCGATCTCAAGCTGAAGGTCCCCGCCCCGCCGGCCTTCCTCCGGCCGGACATGACCGTGTCCGTGGAGATCCGCCTGGGGCACCGCTCGGGAGCGGTGGTGCTGCCCCTGGCAGCGGTGCGCGACCTGCAGGTCGCGCCCTACGTTCTGGTGCGCCGCGGGGGGCGGGCCGAGAAGGTCCCGGTGGGGGTCGGCATGCGGGGGGAGACGGACGTGGAGATCCTGCAGGGGCTGAAGGAGGGGGAGGACGTCTTCCTCTCGCCCGCGGCCCGGCCCGGGGGGCGGTACCGCGCGGCCCTGCAGGCCCGCTGA
- a CDS encoding RNA helicase produces the protein MHTTLYDLLPQAAGAGSDELLGRFLEYVEGRRLTLYPAQEAAILELFEGKNVILNTPTGSGKSLVAAALHFKALAQGRRSIYTCPIKALVNEKWLALCRDFGPGNVGLSTGDASVNRDAPILCCTAEILANIALREGADADVRDVIMDEFHYYADRERGVAWQVPLLTLPQCRFLLMSATLGDTAFFEEELTRLTGTPTVSVKSTDRPVPLGFTYAESPLSLTLERLVEEGKAPIYLVHFTQLEAATSAQDFTSINLCTKEEKAAIQKEMEGFKFNSPYGPDLKRWLRHGIGLHHAGLLPKYRILVEQLAQKGLLKVICGTDTLGVGINVPIRTVLFTKLCKYDGQKTGILSARDFHQISGRAGRKGFDDVGWVVAQAPEHWIENMKLAAKAAAGGRKYTRRLPPERNFTNWDKQTFERLVAAQPERLVSRFQVTHGMLLNVLSRRGDGCGAMRGLIRGCHDNERAKAAHFRRGWQLFRALLDRKIVEFTGEGHNLRVNVDLQDDFSMNQTLSLYLLDTIPLLDPDSPEYALDLITLVESILENPEVILRKQLDRLKGRRVAEMKMAGIEYEERMAELEKLEYPKPQRDFIYGTFNAFAVKHPWVGEENIRPKSIAREMFEDYRSFSDYVREYDIQRSEGLLLRHLNSVFKVLAQTVPDSAKSEEVREMELYLGAMLRQVDSSLLDEWEKMRDGSYRPGEAAELRPPGAEEADLDVTRDRKAFTAAVRNRIFTWMRSLVVGDWEEAANLLAEYGEPADAEGQAWTPDRLKALAEAYRMDHKGPRLDSEGRNLRHTYVLPDWRVQQMLVDEAGDNDWVAEFQVDLDASRKAGAPVMNLARLGSYR, from the coding sequence ATGCACACGACCCTCTACGACCTCCTCCCCCAGGCAGCCGGCGCCGGCAGCGACGAACTGCTCGGCCGGTTCCTGGAGTACGTGGAAGGCCGGCGCCTCACCCTCTACCCCGCCCAGGAGGCCGCCATCCTCGAACTGTTCGAGGGGAAGAACGTCATCCTCAACACGCCCACGGGGTCGGGCAAGTCCCTGGTGGCGGCGGCGCTGCACTTCAAGGCCCTGGCCCAGGGGCGGCGCTCCATCTACACCTGCCCCATCAAGGCCCTGGTCAACGAGAAGTGGCTGGCCCTGTGCCGGGACTTCGGGCCCGGGAACGTGGGGCTCAGCACGGGCGACGCCTCGGTGAACCGGGACGCGCCGATCCTCTGCTGCACCGCCGAGATCCTGGCCAACATCGCCCTGCGCGAGGGCGCGGACGCCGACGTGCGGGACGTGATCATGGACGAGTTCCACTACTACGCCGACCGGGAGCGGGGCGTGGCGTGGCAGGTGCCGCTGCTCACGCTGCCCCAGTGCCGGTTCCTGCTCATGTCCGCCACCCTGGGCGACACGGCCTTCTTCGAGGAGGAGCTGACCCGGCTCACGGGAACCCCCACGGTCTCGGTGAAATCCACGGACCGCCCGGTGCCCCTGGGCTTCACCTACGCCGAATCCCCGCTCTCGCTCACCCTGGAGCGCCTGGTGGAGGAGGGCAAGGCGCCCATCTACCTGGTGCACTTCACCCAGCTGGAGGCGGCCACCAGCGCCCAGGACTTCACCAGCATCAACCTCTGCACGAAGGAGGAGAAGGCCGCCATCCAGAAGGAGATGGAGGGCTTCAAGTTCAACAGCCCCTACGGCCCGGACCTCAAGCGTTGGCTGCGCCACGGCATCGGGCTGCACCATGCGGGGCTCCTGCCCAAGTACCGCATCCTGGTGGAGCAGCTGGCCCAGAAGGGCCTCCTGAAGGTCATCTGCGGCACGGACACCCTGGGGGTCGGCATCAACGTGCCGATCCGCACGGTGCTCTTCACCAAGCTGTGCAAGTACGACGGGCAGAAGACGGGCATCCTGAGCGCGCGGGACTTCCACCAGATCTCGGGCCGGGCGGGGCGCAAGGGCTTCGACGACGTGGGCTGGGTGGTGGCCCAGGCCCCCGAGCACTGGATCGAGAACATGAAGCTGGCCGCCAAGGCCGCCGCCGGCGGCCGGAAGTACACCAGGCGCCTGCCACCGGAGCGGAACTTCACGAACTGGGACAAGCAGACCTTCGAGAGGCTCGTGGCGGCCCAGCCGGAGCGCCTGGTGTCGCGGTTCCAGGTGACCCACGGCATGCTGCTCAACGTCCTGAGCCGCCGCGGGGACGGCTGCGGCGCCATGCGCGGGCTCATCCGAGGCTGCCACGACAACGAGCGCGCGAAGGCGGCCCATTTCAGGCGCGGCTGGCAGCTGTTCCGCGCCCTGCTGGACCGGAAGATCGTGGAGTTCACGGGCGAGGGCCACAACCTGCGGGTGAACGTGGACCTGCAGGACGACTTCTCCATGAACCAGACCCTCAGCCTCTACCTGCTCGACACGATCCCGCTCCTGGATCCGGACAGCCCCGAGTACGCCCTGGACCTCATCACCCTGGTGGAGTCCATCCTGGAGAACCCCGAGGTCATCCTGCGCAAGCAGCTGGACCGCCTCAAGGGCCGGCGCGTGGCCGAGATGAAGATGGCCGGCATCGAGTACGAGGAGCGCATGGCCGAGCTGGAGAAGCTCGAGTACCCCAAGCCCCAGCGCGATTTCATCTACGGCACCTTCAACGCCTTCGCCGTCAAGCACCCATGGGTGGGCGAGGAGAACATCCGCCCCAAGTCCATCGCCCGGGAGATGTTCGAGGACTACCGCTCCTTCTCCGACTACGTGCGCGAGTACGACATCCAGCGCTCGGAAGGCCTCCTCCTGCGCCACCTGAACAGCGTGTTCAAGGTGCTGGCCCAGACCGTGCCCGATTCCGCCAAGAGCGAGGAAGTGAGGGAGATGGAGCTCTACCTGGGCGCCATGCTCCGCCAGGTGGACTCCAGCCTCCTGGACGAGTGGGAGAAGATGCGCGACGGGAGCTACCGCCCCGGGGAAGCCGCGGAGCTGCGCCCCCCCGGCGCCGAGGAGGCCGACCTGGACGTCACGAGGGACCGCAAGGCCTTCACCGCCGCCGTGCGCAACCGGATCTTCACGTGGATGAGGAGCCTGGTGGTGGGCGACTGGGAGGAGGCGGCAAACCTGCTGGCCGAGTACGGCGAGCCCGCCGACGCCGAAGGCCAGGCGTGGACCCCCGACCGCCTCAAGGCCCTGGCGGAAGCGTACCGCATGGACCACAAGGGCCCCCGCCTGGATTCCGAGGGCCGCAACCTGCGCCACACCTACGTCCTCCCCGACTGGCGGGTCCAGCAGATGCTGGTGGACGAGGCCGGGGACAACGACTGGGTCGCCGAGTTCCAGGTGGACCTGGACGCCTCCCGCAAGGCCGGGGCGCCGGTGATGAACCTGGCGCGGCTAGGGAGCTACAGATAG